Part of the Halomarina litorea genome is shown below.
GTCACGGTCGACCTCCGGCACCGCAACGACATCCTCCGGTACGTCGCAATCGACCTCTCGAACGGGTCGAAGAAGGCCAGACGGAAGGCTCGAAAGCGCATCGACAAGTTCGACTTCGTCAAGTACCGCGAGCAGAACGCCACCTTCGAGACCCTCGTCGTCCCGAACGACTCGCGCTACGGCGACCAGTACGCAGACCAGCAGGTGAACGCGCCGACGGCGTGGGACACGACGTTCGGCGACGCCTCGGTCACCGTCGCCGTCGTCGACGCCGGGGTGAAGTACGACCACCCGGACCTCGACGGGAACGTCCGGTCGGCCCCCGGCTACGACTTCGTGGACGACGACGCGGACCCGTACCCCGACGTGCTGGCCGACGAGTACCACGGCACCCACGTCGCGGGCATCGCCGCCGCCGAGACGAACAACGGCGAGGGCGTCTCCGGCATCGGCAACTCCACGCTCCTCGCGGGCCGGGCGCTCTCCGAACAGGGCACCGGGTCCACGAGCGACATCGCCGACGCCATCCAGTGGGCGGCCGACGAGGGCGCGGACGTCATCAACCTCTCGCTGGGCGGTGGCGGCTACACGAACACGATGAAGAACGCCGTCTCCTACGCGACCAATCAGGGCGCACTCGTCGTCGCCGCCGCGGGCAACGACTACGGCCAGCCGGTCTCCTACCCCGCCGCCTACAGCGAGTGCCTCGCCGTCTCGGCGCTGGACCCGGACGAGAGCCTCGCCTCGTACTCCAACGTGGGTTCCGAAATCGAACTCGCCGCACCCGGCACGAACGTCCTCTCGACGTGGACCGACGACGGCTACGACAAGATATCGGGCACCTCGATGGCGACGCCCGTCGTCGCGGGCGTCGCGGGCCTCACCCTCGCGGCGTGGGACCTGACGAACGCGGAACTGCGCGACCACCTGAAGGCCACGGCGGTCGACGTCGGCCTCGCGAGCGACGAACAGGGGGGCGGCCGCGTCGACGCCGGCAACGCCGTCACCACGCAACCCGGAAGCGGGTCGGGCGGTGGCGGCGGCGACGACGGCGGGAGCAGCGAGACCACCACCGGGTCCGTCGACGACTCGCTGTCGGGCTACTGGGACGAGGACTGCTGGACGTGGGCGTACACCTACGCCTCGCCGAGCAAGGTGGTCGTCGAACTCGACGGGCCGTCGAACGCCGACTTCGACCTCTACGCGAACGAGGGGACGGAGAGCTGTCCGAGCACGTCGAGCTACGACCACCGGTCGTGGACCACGAACAGTCAGGAGTCCATCACCGTCGACGACCCGGACACGTCGACGGCCCTCCACCTCCTCGTCGACTCCTACAGCGGGAGCGGGAGCTACACGCTGACGATAACCGAGTACCAGTAGGTTGACCGCGGCCCGACGGGCGGTCCCGTCCGAGCCGTCCCGGTTCGCCGGAATGGCCGCCCCGACAGGCAGCGACCACGCTTATCAGGACTCCCTCTGTGGAACCCGTATGACCGGTATCGAGCCCCTTCTCGCCGACCTCGCGGTCCAGTCGGGCCAGCAGGGGGCCACCATCCAGGAGATCCTGCTCGACCTCCTGCCCATCGCGCTCATCGCGGCGGGCGTCGGCGTCTTCGTCGCCAAGGTCGGAAAGTTCCCCTACACCATCGCCCTGTTGCTCGCGGGTATCGGCGTCTCCATCATCCGCTTCGCGACGGGCCAGTTCGGTATCGAGATAGCGCTCTCACACGACCTCATCCTGCTCGTCTTGCTCCCGCCGTTGCTGTTCGAGGGGGCGGCGACGACCGACCTCGAACGCCTCCGTCGGAACCTCGCACCCATCCTCGCGCTGGCCGCCGTGGGGCTGGTGACCTCCGTGGCCGTCGTCGGGTTCGTCGGCAACTGGGCGTTCAGCCTGGTCGGGACTGACTTCACCATCCTGCTCGCCCTGCTGTTCGCGGCGATGGCGCTCCCGACCGACCCGGTGAGCGTCCTCGCGCTGTTCAAGGAACTCGGCGCGCCCGACCGACTCTCGGTGCTCGTCGAGGGCGAGAGCCTCGTCAACGACGGCGTCGGCGTCGTCATCTTCACGGCGTTCCTCGGGTTCGTCGCCAGCGAGACCGCCCCGAGCGAGCTGTTCTCGGCGTCGGGGCTCGGGTCGCTCGCCGTCGAGATACTGGTCGTAAGTGGGGGCGGCCTCCTCGTCGGCCTCGTGGCGGGGTACGCCGTCTACAGCGTGATGATTAACCTCGACGAGCACATGACCGAGATCGTCCTCACGCTCATCCTCACCTACGGGAGCTTCCTCCTCGCCGAGCACTACCTGCACGTCTCGGGGGTCATCGCCACCGTCGTCGCCGGCCTGTTCATCGGCAACCGCGGCACCGAGTACGCGATGAGCCCCCAGACGAAGATATCGGTCTTCAACGCGCTGGAGACGATGGCGTTTCTCGTCAACACGTTCATCTTCCTGATGATCGGCGTCACGACGCCCATCGACCAGGTGGCCGACAACGCCGAACTCATCGTCGTCGCCATCGTCCTCGTCCTCCTCGCGCGCGCGGTGGCGGTCTACCCGATCACGGCCGTCGTCAACCGGTTCATCGACCCGGCCATCCCCCGCAAGTACCAGCACGTCATGTGGTGGGGCGGTCTCCACGGGTCGATTCCGATCGCGCTGGTGCTCGGCCTGCCGCCGACGCTCGAATCGGGCGCCGCCTTCCCCCTCCGCGAGGAACTGCGCGCGATGGTGTTCGGCGTCGCCGCCTTCTCGCTGGTCGTTCAGGGGCTGACGATGTCGAATCTGATGGACCGCCTGGACATCGTCACGCGCAGCGACGCCGAGGAACTGTACGAACTGCTCATCGGGCGTCGCCGGGCAGTCGAGGAGGCACTCGACGCCGCCGAACGCCTCAAGCGCCGCGGCGACCTGCCCCGCGAGGTGTACGAGGACTTCACCGGCGAGTACGAACGCGAGCAGGAGGACCTGCAGGAGGCCATCGCCGCCCTGCTCTCTTCGAACCCCGAACTCCGTCGCGAGCGACTGCTCGTCGGGGAGCGACAGGTCCTCCAGCAGGAGAAGAGCGCGCTCATGGACGCGATACGGGCCGGCGTCATCACCGACGACGTCGGCGACCGACTGCTCAACGAGGTGAACCTCAAACTCGAACAGGTCCGGAACGGCGAGACGACGGTCGAACGCGACGAGGAGGGGTACGCCGAGTTCTGGCGCTCGCAGGCCCAGGAGTTCGGCCTCGACGTGGAAGCGGAGGGCGACCGACGGGCCATGATGGACTAGCGGTACTTGCCGCTGCCACCACCAGCCATATTGGGTCGGGTCGAGTACGACGCGATATGTCCGACGACGACGAACACGGACGGGACGTCGAACTCGCAAAGGAGAAAGACGAGGAGGAGGCCGAGGACATCGACGAGGCCGAGGAACTCCAGAACGAGGGCGCCCGCGAGGCCCGCGAGGAGGCCGCCGAGGACGAGGCCGAGCGCAAGTCCGAGATGCGCGAGGAGGAGGCGGCGGAACAGGAGAACATCGACAACCACCGCGACGACGAACCGTTCCAGAGCTAGAGCGAAACCGCCCGCGGGCCGTCCGGAGCGTAGCAGGCCGTCCGAGAGGCCTGCGCCCCACTTCTGTCGAGAGACGCGGGACGGCGAGTCCCCGATAGGCCCCGACGTCGAGGACACCGTACACGGAACGTCGAGTGCGGCCCGAGGAGACGGCTACCGGGCTGCGCTCGTCGCGAACAGCCGCCCCCGCTCGTGAGGAACTGACGCGACCGACGGTCGGCCGTCTGGAGCCGCTCGCCCTCCCGACCACTGTTCCCCACGAAGAGGCGCTGAACCGCCCGAAGAGTCGGTGCGTTCGCGTTTCGGAGTGGCGTTGCGAACGCAGGCTCAGGCGTCAGGTGTGCGCCCCCCTTCGACTCCGGTAATGCGAGGACCCGAGGTCGGGGGACGGGAGGCTGAGGCGGCCCGCCCGCCGACGCTCGACGGCCTGACCGTCGTCTCGAACCGGCAGCCGTACCGACACGACTACGAGGACGGGGAGGGGGAGCGCGACCGCGTCGTCGTCGACCGGCCAGCGGGCGGGCTGACCGCCGGTCTCGATCCCGTGATGCGGCACGCCGGCGGGACGTGGGTCGCCTGGGGCGACGGCGACGCCGATCGCGAGGTGGTCGACGACGGGGACCGCGTCGGCGTCCCGCCGGAGGACCCCGCCTACACGCTCCGGCGACTCTGGCTGACCGACGACGAGGTGGCCGGGTACTACCGCGGCTACGCCAACCAGGCGCTCTGGCCGCTCTGTCACGCCGCGACGGGGAAGATGACGTTCGACGCCGCCGACTGGCGGGACTACCGGGCGGTCAACCGGACCTTCGCGGACGCCGTCGTCGAGGAGTCCGGGAGCGACCCGCGCGTGTGGTTTCAGGACTACCACTTCGCGCTCGCGCCCCGGATGGTCCGCGAGCGGCGACCGGACGCCTCCCTCATGCAGTTCTGGCACATCCCGTGGCCCGCCCCGGACGTGTTCCGTACCTGCCCGCAGCGCCGCGACGTCCTCGCCGGCCTGCTGGCGAACGACCTCCTCGGCTTCCATACCGAGCGCTACCGCGACAACTTCCTCGACTGCGTGGACGCGGAACTCGACGACGCCGTCGTCGCCCGCGGGCGCAACCGCGTCCGGTACGACGGCCACGTCACCACCGTCGGCGCGTTCCCGATGGGCGTCGACGCGGAGGACATCGAACGCCGGGCCGCGGCCGCGACCGGCGAGTTCTGGGAGCGCTTCCGGCGCGAGCACGGCATCGCGCCGGAGACGACGGTTGCACTCGGCGTGGACCGCCTCGACTACACGAAGGGCATCCCCCGGCGGCTGGCGGGGCTGGAGAAGCTCTGGGAACTGCGCCCGGAGTGGCGTGGCGAGGTGACCTACGTTCAGAAGGGCTCTGAGAGCCGGTCGTCCATCCCGGCGTACGCCCGCCACCAGGAGGAAGTGTTCGACGCCATCGACCGCGTCAACGACCGCTTCGGCACCGACGAGTGGACGCCGGTCGTCTACACCGACGAACTGTACTCGGAGGACGAACTCGCCGCGCTCTACCGCCACAGCGACGTCGGCCTCGTCACGCCCGTCCGCGACGGGATGAACCTCGTCGCCAAGGAGTACGTCGCCGCTCAGGTGGACGACGACGGCGTCCTCGTCCTCTCGGACCTCGCGGGCGCGACGGAGGGGTTCGCGGACCGGGGCGTCCTCACCACCACGCCCTTCGACCCCGAGTCGCTGGCGGCGAGCCTCGAGACGGCGCTGACGATGCCCGCCGACGAGCGCCGCAGGCGGATGCGCTCGCTGCGCCGCCAGGTGCGCGAACACGACATCTACGACTGGATGGAGTCGTTCCTCGGGGCAGCGGAATGTGCGTCCACTTCCTGAGCCGACCCCCGCCCCTGCTCGAACGCCGTCCGTGATACAGGTGGCCGACCGGCCCCCCCGGCCTGAGCCACGCCGAGTCTGCTAATGCGGTGTGGAGAAGCTCCACGGGTGACCGAGATTCACCCACTCGAAGTCGACGACCGCGACCGACCCGTCGAACAGGTCCCCCCGGAGGACGTCCTGCGCGAGTGGGTGCGACACGAGCAGTCGGTAGAGGATATCGACGAGGTGGACCTGGACGACCGGTCGGTCGAGGAACTGGCCGAACTGCTCGAGGACCCACAGCGACTCGCCGAGTCGGTGTTCCTCGAACGGGACCTCGCGTGGTACCGACTCACGCTCACCGAGGCGGAACTCCGAGGACTGGTGGTCGTCGAGGGCCCGGACGGGGAGGGGTGGCGCGGCGTCGCAGGCGACAACGACGTCAGGAGCGTCGCCGAACGTATCGCGAGCGCCGACGACGTCGAGTCGCTGAACGAGGACGTCCCGAAGGGCGTCACCGACGTCCGCGAACTGGCCGATGGACACGATTTCGGTGACGAGACGGGTGCGTTCGTCGTCGTTCAGGAGTCAACTGACGACCCCGCCTACCTCGCGGACAGGAACCATCGGGCGGTAGCGGTCGCCTGTCACTCTCTTCTGGGAGGCGGGTACGAGGCACAGAGCGCGCACGTCGGCGTCTCCCCGGGAGAGG
Proteins encoded:
- a CDS encoding S8 family peptidase, producing MTEKDTVARRTFLRLAGATGAAGLAGVAGATPGRTPGPKPDELLVGISNDGKKVEKRAVKLKRKLEKKYDVTVDLRHRNDILRYVAIDLSNGSKKARRKARKRIDKFDFVKYREQNATFETLVVPNDSRYGDQYADQQVNAPTAWDTTFGDASVTVAVVDAGVKYDHPDLDGNVRSAPGYDFVDDDADPYPDVLADEYHGTHVAGIAAAETNNGEGVSGIGNSTLLAGRALSEQGTGSTSDIADAIQWAADEGADVINLSLGGGGYTNTMKNAVSYATNQGALVVAAAGNDYGQPVSYPAAYSECLAVSALDPDESLASYSNVGSEIELAAPGTNVLSTWTDDGYDKISGTSMATPVVAGVAGLTLAAWDLTNAELRDHLKATAVDVGLASDEQGGGRVDAGNAVTTQPGSGSGGGGGDDGGSSETTTGSVDDSLSGYWDEDCWTWAYTYASPSKVVVELDGPSNADFDLYANEGTESCPSTSSYDHRSWTTNSQESITVDDPDTSTALHLLVDSYSGSGSYTLTITEYQ
- a CDS encoding Na+/H+ antiporter; translation: MTGIEPLLADLAVQSGQQGATIQEILLDLLPIALIAAGVGVFVAKVGKFPYTIALLLAGIGVSIIRFATGQFGIEIALSHDLILLVLLPPLLFEGAATTDLERLRRNLAPILALAAVGLVTSVAVVGFVGNWAFSLVGTDFTILLALLFAAMALPTDPVSVLALFKELGAPDRLSVLVEGESLVNDGVGVVIFTAFLGFVASETAPSELFSASGLGSLAVEILVVSGGGLLVGLVAGYAVYSVMINLDEHMTEIVLTLILTYGSFLLAEHYLHVSGVIATVVAGLFIGNRGTEYAMSPQTKISVFNALETMAFLVNTFIFLMIGVTTPIDQVADNAELIVVAIVLVLLARAVAVYPITAVVNRFIDPAIPRKYQHVMWWGGLHGSIPIALVLGLPPTLESGAAFPLREELRAMVFGVAAFSLVVQGLTMSNLMDRLDIVTRSDAEELYELLIGRRRAVEEALDAAERLKRRGDLPREVYEDFTGEYEREQEDLQEAIAALLSSNPELRRERLLVGERQVLQQEKSALMDAIRAGVITDDVGDRLLNEVNLKLEQVRNGETTVERDEEGYAEFWRSQAQEFGLDVEAEGDRRAMMD
- a CDS encoding alpha,alpha-trehalose-phosphate synthase (UDP-forming); translation: MRGPEVGGREAEAARPPTLDGLTVVSNRQPYRHDYEDGEGERDRVVVDRPAGGLTAGLDPVMRHAGGTWVAWGDGDADREVVDDGDRVGVPPEDPAYTLRRLWLTDDEVAGYYRGYANQALWPLCHAATGKMTFDAADWRDYRAVNRTFADAVVEESGSDPRVWFQDYHFALAPRMVRERRPDASLMQFWHIPWPAPDVFRTCPQRRDVLAGLLANDLLGFHTERYRDNFLDCVDAELDDAVVARGRNRVRYDGHVTTVGAFPMGVDAEDIERRAAAATGEFWERFRREHGIAPETTVALGVDRLDYTKGIPRRLAGLEKLWELRPEWRGEVTYVQKGSESRSSIPAYARHQEEVFDAIDRVNDRFGTDEWTPVVYTDELYSEDELAALYRHSDVGLVTPVRDGMNLVAKEYVAAQVDDDGVLVLSDLAGATEGFADRGVLTTTPFDPESLAASLETALTMPADERRRRMRSLRRQVREHDIYDWMESFLGAAECASTS